One stretch of Deinococcus ruber DNA includes these proteins:
- a CDS encoding Zn-dependent hydrolase, whose protein sequence is MIPQIGAARLLTRLNELASLTDPARPYTRRAFTPLYERGRVWLRAEMERAGLSVTLDAGGNLSGRREGSTPGAATLMIGSHTDTVVGGGRFDGILGVLAALEVAHCLHDAGHELSHALEVVDFLSEEPSDYGASCVGSRALAGTLTPELLAQTNAHGETLETAMRRAGARPEVLRGPLREAGSIAAYLELHIEQGPVLETAGVPIGVVSGIVGIERWELTFSGRPDHAGTTPMALRQDALVGAAGCVSLLRQLALEADQQAPLVATVGQLRVSPGNSNVIPGEVVLIFEARALNAQRLSDFVAGFLEQAETLANGADVRLSAKLVSRAAPLVCDAQIQTAVKAACADLELPCLTLPSGAGHDAMQVGRLAPAGMLFVPSVGGRSHTPDELTHEADVLAGARVLLGAVLKLDEAVARSL, encoded by the coding sequence GTGATTCCACAGATCGGCGCGGCGCGGCTGCTGACCCGTCTGAATGAACTCGCCTCCCTGACCGACCCGGCACGGCCCTATACCCGCCGGGCCTTTACCCCGCTGTACGAGCGGGGACGTGTCTGGCTGCGGGCCGAGATGGAGCGGGCGGGCCTGAGCGTGACGCTGGACGCGGGCGGCAATCTGAGCGGGCGACGAGAAGGCAGCACGCCCGGCGCTGCCACACTGATGATCGGCTCGCACACCGATACCGTGGTGGGAGGCGGCAGATTCGACGGCATTCTGGGCGTGCTGGCGGCGCTGGAAGTGGCCCACTGCCTGCACGACGCGGGCCATGAACTGAGTCACGCGCTGGAAGTGGTGGACTTTCTGAGCGAGGAACCCAGTGACTACGGCGCGTCGTGCGTGGGCAGCAGGGCGCTGGCGGGCACGCTGACGCCGGAACTGCTGGCCCAGACGAACGCACACGGCGAGACGCTGGAAACGGCGATGCGCCGGGCCGGAGCCAGACCCGAAGTGCTGCGGGGGCCGCTGCGTGAAGCGGGCAGCATCGCGGCGTACCTGGAGCTGCATATCGAGCAGGGGCCGGTACTGGAAACGGCGGGCGTGCCGATTGGCGTCGTCAGCGGCATCGTGGGGATCGAGCGCTGGGAGCTGACGTTCAGCGGGCGGCCCGACCACGCCGGAACCACGCCGATGGCCCTGCGCCAGGACGCGCTGGTTGGGGCGGCGGGCTGCGTGTCGCTGCTGCGCCAACTGGCGCTGGAGGCCGACCAGCAAGCGCCGCTGGTCGCCACGGTGGGGCAACTGCGGGTGTCGCCGGGAAACAGCAACGTGATTCCCGGCGAGGTGGTGCTGATTTTTGAAGCGCGGGCGCTGAACGCACAGCGGCTGTCAGACTTTGTGGCCGGATTTCTGGAACAGGCCGAGACGCTGGCAAACGGGGCCGATGTACGCCTGAGCGCAAAGCTGGTCAGCCGCGCCGCGCCGCTGGTGTGCGACGCGCAGATTCAGACTGCGGTGAAGGCCGCCTGCGCCGATCTGGAATTACCCTGCCTGACGCTGCCGAGCGGCGCGGGTCACGACGCCATGCAGGTGGGGCGACTCGCGCCCGCTGGCATGCTGTTCGTTCCGAGCGTGGGGGGCCGCAGTCACACGCCCGACGAACTGACCCACGAGGCCGACGTGCTGGCGGGGGCCAGGGTGCTGCTGGGAGCGGTGTTGAAGCTGGATGAAGCTGTAGCGCGTAGCTTGTAG
- a CDS encoding urocanate hydratase codes for MTTDPTTPESVTTQRMPTDRPGIDRPILPGERLKAQRGLELRAKSWRTEGLLRMLENVLEVGEKPEELVVYAALGKAARDWDSYFKIRRALTGMDTDSTLMIQSGKPIGVFPTHSGAPRVLIANSNLVGRWATTEHFYELYDKNKIAWGGLTAGCWQYIGFQGVLQGTFETFAAASKVHFDQDDLKGRFVFTAGLGGMGSAQPLAIWMLGGVALVPEVNGERALERQAHGLVQHVTHDLDEAIALCTDARAKGEARSVTWVGNAVEALETLLERGIIPDIVTDMTSAHDALHGYQPLGLTTAQAAQMRSDDPDKLIGLARETMVRHVKALLNMEDAGAVAFDYGNNLRSQARDHGFPGGFRLKVFTEAYLRPLFSRGIGPFRWVALSGDSADIAYLDALTQELFPDDAPVQRWVRAARLHVPEQGLPARTAWLGHTQRTRMALAANAAVARGDIGPIAFTRDHLDAGSMAHPNIMTENLKDGTDAVSDWPLLNALLNTASGADLVAIHSGGGGYAGYMTSAGVTCIADGSEETAGRLERVMNADTGWGVLRYADAGYGEAEETKKREGLGLGF; via the coding sequence ATGACCACCGACCCCACGACCCCTGAATCAGTGACCACCCAGCGTATGCCCACCGACCGCCCCGGCATCGACCGGCCCATTCTGCCCGGCGAGCGGCTGAAAGCCCAGCGGGGCCTGGAACTGCGGGCGAAAAGCTGGCGCACCGAAGGGCTGCTGCGAATGCTCGAAAACGTGCTGGAAGTGGGCGAAAAGCCCGAAGAACTGGTGGTGTACGCCGCGCTGGGCAAGGCCGCCCGCGACTGGGACAGTTACTTCAAGATTCGGCGGGCGCTGACCGGCATGGATACCGATTCGACGCTGATGATTCAGTCGGGCAAGCCTATCGGCGTGTTTCCGACGCATTCGGGTGCGCCCCGCGTGCTGATCGCCAACAGCAATCTGGTGGGGCGCTGGGCCACCACCGAGCATTTCTACGAGCTGTACGACAAAAACAAGATCGCCTGGGGGGGGCTGACCGCCGGATGCTGGCAGTACATCGGCTTTCAGGGCGTGCTTCAGGGCACCTTCGAAACGTTTGCTGCCGCCAGCAAGGTGCACTTCGATCAGGACGACCTGAAGGGCCGCTTCGTGTTTACGGCGGGGCTGGGCGGCATGGGCAGCGCACAGCCGCTCGCCATCTGGATGCTCGGCGGCGTGGCGCTGGTACCGGAAGTGAACGGTGAACGCGCTCTGGAACGGCAGGCACACGGGCTGGTGCAGCATGTGACACACGATCTGGACGAGGCGATTGCGCTGTGTACAGACGCCAGAGCGAAGGGCGAGGCCAGAAGCGTGACCTGGGTGGGCAACGCGGTGGAGGCGCTGGAAACGCTGCTGGAACGCGGCATCATTCCCGATATCGTGACCGATATGACGAGTGCCCACGACGCGCTGCACGGCTATCAGCCCCTCGGTCTGACCACCGCCCAGGCCGCCCAGATGCGCTCGGACGACCCCGACAAGCTGATCGGGCTGGCCCGCGAGACGATGGTTCGCCACGTCAAGGCGCTGCTGAACATGGAGGACGCCGGGGCGGTCGCCTTCGACTACGGCAACAACCTGCGCTCTCAGGCCCGCGACCACGGCTTCCCCGGCGGTTTCCGCCTGAAGGTCTTCACCGAAGCCTATCTGCGCCCGCTGTTCTCGCGGGGCATCGGGCCGTTTCGCTGGGTGGCGCTCAGCGGCGACTCTGCCGACATCGCGTATCTGGACGCACTCACGCAGGAACTCTTTCCCGACGATGCCCCGGTGCAGCGCTGGGTCCGCGCCGCCCGCCTGCACGTGCCGGAACAGGGTCTGCCCGCCCGTACCGCCTGGCTGGGCCACACCCAGCGCACCCGCATGGCCCTCGCGGCCAACGCGGCGGTGGCACGCGGCGACATCGGCCCCATCGCCTTCACCCGCGATCACCTCGACGCGGGCAGTATGGCGCACCCCAACATCATGACCGAGAACCTGAAGGACGGCACCGACGCCGTCTCTGACTGGCCGCTGCTGAACGCGTTACTGAATACCGCGAGCGGAGCCGATCTGGTCGCCATCCATTCGGGCGGAGGCGGTTACGCGGGCTATATGACGAGTGCGGGCGTGACCTGCATCGCCGATGGCAGCGAGGAAACCGCCGGACGCCTGGAACGGGTGATGAACGCCGATACCGGCTGGGGCGTTCTGAGATACGCCGACGCAGGTTATGGGGAGGCCGAGGAAACGAAAAAAAGAGAGGGGCTGGGGCTTGGATTTTAG
- a CDS encoding DUF917 domain-containing protein: MKRLTIEDAENACLGGGVFACGGGGWYEHGLQNGRLAVTLGRPVMVGIDDVPQDGLIITISATGAPASDDFEMWPRDYIRAFELVRDAAQEQTGLRVVGLMNAQNGYSSSVNCWMPAASSGLPVIDAAGDVRAHPTIKLGAMGYAGLPEFQTMQAAVGGKRDQHMDLELLVKGNLFRTSNIMRAASVQAGGFIASARLPLPVSVVKQRAAHGSISAAIRLGEAMRAAQPQGGDAVLAAIVQATGGTWLGRGRVRSMTLRTEGGFDHGAYSIDTPEGEIDLRLMNEFMTAERGGERLATFPDTISVCDAASGLPLKSANITEGREVAVLHVHRNLLPLGAGVLDYAAYPELEQIMGLDFLSYLPEITRPAPQE; the protein is encoded by the coding sequence ATGAAACGATTGACGATTGAAGACGCGGAAAACGCCTGCCTGGGCGGGGGCGTGTTTGCCTGCGGCGGTGGCGGCTGGTACGAACACGGCCTTCAGAACGGGCGACTGGCCGTCACGCTGGGGCGACCCGTGATGGTGGGCATCGACGACGTGCCGCAGGACGGCCTGATCATCACCATCAGCGCGACGGGTGCGCCCGCCAGCGACGATTTCGAGATGTGGCCCCGCGACTACATCCGGGCCTTCGAACTGGTGCGCGACGCCGCCCAGGAGCAGACCGGGCTGCGGGTGGTGGGCCTGATGAACGCCCAGAACGGCTACAGCAGCAGCGTGAACTGCTGGATGCCCGCCGCGTCGAGCGGGCTGCCGGTGATCGACGCTGCCGGAGACGTGCGGGCGCATCCGACCATCAAGCTGGGCGCGATGGGCTACGCGGGCCTGCCGGAGTTCCAGACGATGCAGGCGGCGGTAGGCGGCAAACGCGATCAACACATGGATCTGGAGCTGCTGGTGAAGGGCAACCTGTTCCGCACCTCCAACATCATGCGGGCGGCCAGCGTGCAGGCGGGCGGCTTTATCGCCAGTGCGCGGCTGCCGCTGCCGGTGAGCGTGGTGAAGCAGCGGGCGGCGCACGGCTCGATCAGCGCGGCCATCCGGTTGGGCGAGGCGATGCGGGCGGCGCAGCCACAGGGCGGCGACGCGGTGCTCGCGGCCATCGTGCAGGCGACGGGCGGCACGTGGCTGGGGCGCGGCAGGGTCAGGAGCATGACGCTCCGCACCGAGGGCGGCTTCGATCACGGCGCGTACAGCATCGACACCCCGGAGGGCGAAATCGACCTGCGCCTGATGAACGAATTCATGACCGCCGAGCGCGGCGGAGAGCGGCTGGCGACCTTTCCCGACACCATCAGCGTGTGCGACGCCGCAAGCGGACTGCCGCTGAAATCCGCCAACATCACCGAGGGGCGTGAGGTGGCCGTGCTGCACGTGCACCGCAACCTGCTGCCGCTGGGAGCGGGCGTGCTGGATTACGCCGCGTACCCGGAACTGGAGCAGATCATGGGCCTCGACTTCCTGAGTTACCTTCCCGAAATCACGCGCCCCGCGCCCCAGGAGTAA
- a CDS encoding HAL/PAL/TAL family ammonia-lyase: MTQLLSATAPSGVTWNQAITIQDVCRVAGGARLRLAPEALARLADARQVVEEVLASGTVAYGLNTGLGSLKKYALPEEQLLEFNAQVITSHAVSLSAHELSERGVRAIMAARVAGLVQGGSGVRPLLAELLVSMLNAGVHPVVRPNHTSLGESDLAPIAQIALVMIGQGEANYRGQRLSGAEALRQAGLSPVVLQAKEGLGLVSAQAYSVGMASLHMSCAQELLDAFDVAAAYSLEGFDGNPSILNPVVTRGRPLPGQARRADHLRALLEGSNLKERARNLQDPLSFRCVVQVHGACDEVLYFARSQVQSLLNAQTDNPAVDVQERRLIVSGNFDGTALALATDTLRLALHRLIVMSVQRVSKMVWSEFSGLPTALADPNDAELGMTLNNASRSMASTAARAHVLAQPCSLSITPNTTEGTDDYCSMAPNGVEMLGEQLGLARTIVALELLFAHQALNWRGEARISAALERVQTLLDGWISTPLRINEYIGQFSLDQVVQVAAEDPERGCS, translated from the coding sequence TTGACCCAACTTCTTTCCGCAACCGCACCGAGCGGTGTGACCTGGAATCAGGCGATTACCATTCAGGATGTGTGCCGGGTGGCGGGCGGCGCACGGCTGCGGCTGGCTCCCGAGGCGCTGGCGCGGCTGGCCGATGCGCGGCAGGTTGTCGAAGAGGTGCTGGCGTCGGGCACCGTGGCCTACGGCCTGAATACCGGGCTGGGCAGCCTCAAGAAATACGCGCTCCCAGAGGAACAACTGCTGGAATTCAATGCCCAGGTCATCACCAGTCACGCGGTTTCACTCAGCGCCCACGAACTCAGCGAGCGCGGCGTGCGGGCGATCATGGCGGCGCGGGTGGCGGGGCTGGTGCAGGGCGGCAGCGGCGTACGCCCCCTGCTGGCCGAACTGCTGGTGAGCATGCTGAATGCAGGCGTGCATCCGGTGGTGCGGCCCAACCATACCAGTCTGGGCGAATCCGATCTCGCACCGATTGCCCAGATCGCGCTGGTGATGATCGGGCAGGGTGAGGCCAATTACCGGGGCCAGCGCCTGAGCGGTGCCGAAGCGCTGCGGCAGGCGGGCCTGAGTCCGGTGGTGTTGCAGGCCAAGGAAGGGCTGGGGCTGGTCAGCGCCCAGGCGTACAGCGTCGGCATGGCGTCGCTGCACATGAGCTGCGCTCAGGAACTGCTCGACGCCTTTGATGTGGCGGCGGCCTACAGCCTGGAGGGATTCGATGGCAATCCCAGCATCCTGAATCCGGTGGTGACGCGGGGTCGGCCATTGCCGGGTCAGGCCCGACGCGCCGACCATCTTAGGGCGCTGCTGGAGGGCAGCAATCTGAAGGAACGGGCCAGAAATCTGCAGGACCCGCTCAGTTTTCGCTGCGTGGTACAGGTGCACGGAGCCTGTGACGAGGTGCTGTATTTCGCCCGCTCGCAGGTGCAGTCGCTGCTGAACGCCCAGACCGACAATCCGGCAGTGGACGTGCAGGAGCGCCGCCTGATCGTGAGCGGAAACTTCGACGGCACGGCGCTGGCGCTCGCCACCGATACGCTGCGGCTGGCGCTGCACCGCCTGATCGTGATGAGCGTGCAGCGGGTCAGCAAGATGGTGTGGTCGGAATTTTCCGGCCTGCCCACCGCGCTGGCCGACCCCAACGACGCCGAACTGGGCATGACACTCAACAACGCGTCGCGCAGCATGGCGAGTACGGCGGCGCGGGCGCATGTGCTGGCGCAGCCGTGCAGCCTCAGCATCACGCCCAACACCACCGAGGGCACCGACGACTATTGCAGCATGGCTCCCAACGGCGTCGAGATGCTGGGTGAGCAACTCGGGCTGGCCCGCACCATCGTGGCGCTCGAACTGCTGTTCGCGCACCAGGCACTGAACTGGCGCGGCGAGGCCCGGATTTCGGCGGCGCTGGAGCGGGTGCAGACGCTGCTGGACGGCTGGATTTCGACGCCACTCCGCATCAACGAGTACATCGGACAGTTCAGCCTCGATCAGGTGGTTCAGGTCGCCGCCGAAGACCCGGAGCGCGGCTGTTCATAA
- a CDS encoding LysM peptidoglycan-binding domain-containing protein — protein sequence MTSRNRFAALGLLATVALQAFSSVSNAATYTVQAGDTLYRIATSHGTDSQSLITLNHLRSSTVNVGQRLQLPAAPAAPRSAAAKTQPVKAARTVKSMPLPPGLPTVQGGGVRGPIAWTVPPAATVASFIGWVPTVNTAAFGNAVPIRTFLKGLSFDFQTYNNCGPSALASVLGFYKVQISQDAIRKTTRQGNGYMQVSAIAPELAQFGLKTVTIRGGQLSQIKRMLALGIPVIVLQWFDRPGHIDHFRVVRGYDDQAGIVWVSDSMIGPVAYLRYTDFEALWNTQGRQMFPVYPASYQSQIRALM from the coding sequence GTGACTTCCCGCAACCGTTTCGCCGCGCTGGGGCTGCTGGCTACCGTGGCGCTTCAGGCATTCTCATCCGTCAGCAACGCCGCCACGTATACCGTGCAGGCAGGCGACACTCTGTACCGCATTGCCACTTCACACGGCACCGATTCACAGAGTCTGATCACGCTCAACCATCTCCGCAGTTCGACTGTGAATGTCGGCCAGCGCTTGCAACTACCCGCCGCGCCCGCAGCACCCAGGTCGGCTGCGGCCAAGACACAGCCCGTCAAGGCTGCCAGAACGGTCAAGTCGATGCCGCTGCCACCCGGACTTCCAACAGTGCAGGGCGGCGGCGTGCGTGGGCCGATTGCCTGGACGGTGCCGCCTGCCGCCACCGTCGCCAGTTTTATCGGCTGGGTACCCACCGTCAATACCGCCGCATTCGGCAACGCCGTGCCGATCCGCACCTTTCTGAAGGGCCTGAGCTTCGACTTTCAGACCTACAACAACTGCGGCCCGAGTGCGCTGGCGTCGGTGCTGGGCTTCTACAAGGTTCAGATCAGTCAGGACGCCATCCGGAAAACCACCCGCCAGGGCAACGGCTACATGCAGGTCAGCGCCATTGCCCCCGAACTGGCGCAGTTCGGCCTGAAGACCGTGACCATCCGGGGCGGTCAACTGTCTCAGATCAAACGCATGCTCGCACTGGGCATTCCGGTGATCGTGTTGCAGTGGTTCGACCGCCCCGGCCATATCGATCACTTCCGGGTGGTGCGCGGGTACGACGATCAGGCGGGCATCGTGTGGGTCAGCGACAGCATGATCGGCCCGGTCGCGTATCTGCGCTACACCGACTTCGAGGCGCTGTGGAACACCCAGGGCCGCCAGATGTTCCCGGTCTACCCCGCCAGCTACCAGAGCCAGATCCGCGCTCTGATGTGA
- a CDS encoding AfsR/SARP family transcriptional regulator: protein MAQLHLLQGDQGAFRSEIQRAVELSEEAGDLSMLEMSLSLLADYHSRMGEHQQALKLMLRMHALRPTSSLTTQITEALLARRRGDLHGAFRMFSAIVATANAQNNALLSARAGLQVVYTVYLMRDYEKTRELLPEALNAVLRFGTPGGPLDLRSDFDELSELFAFAEMEPQSAPVLASLLAQGAEYAGGSADLLSPAVHLELLVLGQQMALKDGVPLSFSLKNTVGVMLYLALYPGRTRREIQLDLFPDKDDKEAGNYVRKCIAEIGKVVGPVVVQEGPHNAPTYQYSPKVSVSSDYQLLRTRLAQDNLPGAVAAYRGELLPGLDDSEWVVNLREEMLGSVRATLNGLIQEAQERGDHARVVLLCTQGLKFDPDDFELAEIRLESARFASTAQEQARFRSEFKRRLN, encoded by the coding sequence ATGGCACAGCTTCATCTGCTTCAGGGCGACCAGGGAGCGTTCAGGAGCGAGATTCAGCGGGCTGTAGAACTCAGTGAAGAGGCAGGCGATCTGAGCATGCTGGAAATGTCGCTGAGTTTGCTGGCCGATTATCACTCGCGGATGGGTGAACACCAGCAGGCGCTGAAATTGATGCTGAGAATGCATGCCCTGCGGCCAACGTCATCGCTGACCACGCAGATCACCGAGGCCCTGCTGGCACGGCGACGCGGCGATCTGCACGGGGCTTTTCGGATGTTCTCGGCCATCGTGGCGACAGCGAACGCTCAGAACAATGCGCTGCTTTCGGCCCGCGCCGGGCTGCAAGTGGTGTACACGGTGTATCTGATGCGTGACTACGAAAAAACGCGTGAACTGCTGCCGGAGGCGCTGAACGCGGTGCTGCGCTTTGGCACACCTGGCGGCCCCCTTGATCTGCGCTCCGATTTCGATGAGCTGTCGGAACTGTTCGCCTTTGCCGAAATGGAGCCTCAGAGTGCGCCCGTGCTGGCGTCGCTGCTGGCACAGGGCGCGGAATACGCCGGGGGCAGCGCCGATCTGCTGTCTCCGGCAGTGCACCTCGAATTGCTGGTGCTCGGCCAGCAGATGGCCCTGAAAGACGGCGTGCCCCTGAGCTTCAGCCTCAAGAATACCGTGGGCGTGATGCTGTATCTGGCGCTGTATCCGGGCCGCACCCGCCGCGAAATTCAGCTCGACCTGTTTCCCGATAAAGACGACAAGGAGGCAGGAAATTACGTTCGCAAATGCATCGCCGAAATCGGCAAGGTGGTGGGGCCGGTGGTAGTGCAGGAAGGGCCGCACAACGCGCCGACCTATCAGTATTCCCCCAAAGTGAGTGTGTCGAGCGATTATCAGCTTCTGCGAACTCGGCTGGCACAGGACAACCTGCCCGGCGCGGTGGCCGCCTACCGGGGCGAACTGCTGCCCGGTCTCGACGACAGCGAATGGGTGGTGAATCTGCGCGAGGAGATGCTCGGCAGCGTGCGGGCTACCCTCAACGGGCTGATTCAGGAAGCGCAGGAACGCGGCGACCATGCGCGTGTGGTACTGCTGTGTACCCAGGGCCTGAAATTTGACCCCGACGATTTCGAGCTGGCCGAAATTCGGCTGGAATCGGCGCGGTTCGCGTCCACCGCTCAGGAACAGGCCAGATTCAGAAGCGAATTCAAGCGCCGTCTGAACTGA